The genome window GAATAAGAATTAGCCAGATGGAATAGGAAGGGCAGTCCCGGCAGAGGGAAACAGTGAGATAAAAGCCTGGCAGCAGGAGAGACCGGCATTCGAGTAATTGCATGTTCACTGGGGCACGAAACACAGAGCTTGAGGTGGATGTCGGGTAGAGGTAGGGCCAGAGGCCATATCCTGCAGGGCCCGAGAGGCTGTGCCGGAGTGCAGACTTGGCCTGGTCAACGCGAGCCATGAAGCAGTACGCAGTCAAGAGCTCCTTTGGGATCACTCTGGGACCTTCACGGAGAATGGACTGACTGAGGTAAGACAGACAGCATGGAGGTCCAAGACAGACAGCATGGAGGTCCAAGAGAAGGCTTCTCTTCTGGGTGCGAATAGAGAAGATGGGGCCCCAGGAACCGAGAGAGGGGCAAATGAGAGGGGCTTGAGAGGGAGCTGGTGAAAGATGTGTCTTTTGCCTTTGGAGCTTGCAGGCCAGTGGGGGAGACAGTAAACACCTAAACCAGCGTTTCTCAACCTTTTGCCCCCACAAGGAGtctttttagacatttttaaaaaattgcacccATCCATGACATTTTAATACCATAGATATACTGTATATCTGTTTAGGTACTGTATACATTAAAAACAGTTAAGACTTTTTTGCCCCATCCTTACCCCCATTGCCCATACAGCTGAGAGGCagtgaggaagagaaagggagagtggGTAAGGGAGGAGGTGGATCAGGTCAGCCTGGGGAAGAACACAGAGAACCAGCAGGAACCTGGGATTTTGTTCTCAGTGTGGATGAGAAGTCACTGAAGAGCTTTAAGCAAAGGTGTAATGTGACTAGTTTTCAGTTCCTAAATGTTCTCTCTGGCCACCGCACGGAGGCAAGGTAAGAGGGGATTCAGGGAGACCAGGGAGAAGGCTGGGGCAGGTATCTTGGCTGTGGAGGGGTGGAGGAGATGGCTGGACTAAAGCAGGGACTATGGAATGGGTAAGAGGGGAACACGTTCTGATGTTCTGGAAGCGGGATGCATGGTAAAGGTCTGCGTGGGGCTGAGGCTGACCCCAAGGTCTTTACTCTGAGCAGCTAGAAAGATGAAGGGGTGGGATGAGATGCTGAGCCGCTGTCTTACCTCTGCGGTAGAGGGTGTGTGTGTCAGCTGCACCTGCTCAGCACACTGCAGGAAGCGGCGCACATGTTCTGCGCAGTTGCCCACGGCTGCCTCGTTCTGTCTAAGACATTCCTCAAAGGCCTCAAAAGGCTCCGCACAGGCCTGGCGGATCTGCCGGATGACTGGGCTGCAGGGGCAGGGCATTTCAGGCCCAGGGAGACTTCCACCCCActgcccacctccccccccccccccgcaacctGCCCCGTAGCCCACACTCACTGGGCGGACGTGCACTGAGCAATGCTCATCTTAAGGTGGTGACAGTCTTGTTGCCATGACTCAGGCTTGGCTGCCACACACTGGCCATATTGCTCCAGCTCCCGGCCACAGTAGCGAGCAGTGATCTCCAGGGCTGCCTGCCTGTGGGACGTGACAGTCTGAGGATAATTCCAGGCAGTAGGCAAGAAAGGGAGTTCTGATCCGAGTCTGGGGTGTAGACTCACCCCAGAGTGAGTATAcagtatatatacttttaatgtATACAGTACCTAAACAGATATACAGTATATCTATGGGGTCTTGGGCAAATCTCAGAGTCTGAAGGGTCCTGGGATAAGGCCAGGGAGGTAGAGAGGTAAGGCATGAGCCTTGGGGGTTGTGGAGCAGGCTGGAAGCTTCTGGGGAGATAGTGGAGGTCCTGAAAAAAAGGTCTGATTATTCCAAGGCAGGCTGTGGAGGTCCTGGAAGAAGGGTCTGGGACTCAGGGCATCCCCCAGTTTAGGCTTGGGAATCATGCAGAGAAGGCTTAGGGCCTTAGAAGTAACACCTAGAGTTTTCCGAGAGAACCTGGAAGCCCTAAATGAGTTCGAAGGCCCTAAAAATGAGGGTTAGAGGTCCAAGGGGTGAGGTCTTGGGTCCTGGGGAAGGGTCTCTTGACCAGAGGGTCTTAGAGATGAGACCTGAAGACAGGGGTACTGAAAGTGAGACTTGAGGCCCTGGGGCAGGTTTGGGGGTCCTGGGGTGGGTCTCAGGGTCCTAGGGGCATGATCTGGAAGCCCTGGGTGAGGTTGGGGCTCTGGGGTAAATCTGGAGGGTCCTACAGATAAGCTCTTGAAGTTCTTGGGAACAAGGTCTGGAACCCCAACGTGAGATCAGTGGTGTCTAAGAACAAGTCTGTGGGCCCTATAGGTGAGGTCTGAGATACTCGACAGACCCGGAAGTTTCAAAAGGTAAAGTCAGATGATCCAGGGGGAGGAACCTGGAGCTCTAAAAGGACGGCTCTAGGAGTCCTAGAGGTCCTGGGAGAAGTCTGGAGTCGTAGGGTTGCAGGGTCAGGGACGAGACCCGGGGTTTTGGGGGGCAAGGCTTCGGGTGTTGAGAGACTGGACCTGAAAGTCCTTCCTTATCACCCGAAAGAGGGGCGGAGCCTAAACGCTCAGAGGGCGGGGCCTGAACACGCGGAGAACTGGGGCTCGTGAAGGACAGCGCTGAATCCTAAGGCTCGGATCTCCAGGGAACAGAGAGGCCAATCCTTCTTCCCGGAGTCCTGGCCTAAGTCCAGATcactggggaagagaaagaataCGGGGGCAGGTACGGGGTAGGGGCTCCCGCTACTCACATCTTGAGGCCGATGCCGGAGGAGGATCAATGAGGGAGGATAGCCCCGCCTTTTCCGGTATCCGGTTGTCATGGCGGCGCCCAGCCCAGCCTTCGTTGCCTCGTATTTTCCCGGTCGCAGAGCAGACAGGCAGCCCCGTTCCCTTTAGGCCCAACCCGTCATGGCGGCGCCCTGCCTCTCCTTCCGGCCCCGACCTCTAATGGTGGCGCCTTGCGTAGCCACTTTCCGGCCCCAGCCGGCTCGGTACTTTGTCCCCTTCCATTTCCGGCTGGCCCTGGCGGCCCGGGAATTCACCGGAAGTACTGGGAAGAATCGCGGTACCTCCGCTTTAAGGGGAGTCCGGCGCCGGTGTGCGCCGCTCTTGTACTTGGCCGCAACCGCACGCGCCTTTAGCCGCCTTACTGGAGCTGGTGGCCAGCGGCCGCCGCTGCTGCGACCCCTCGACATGCTGCCGTTCGCGGCTTGGTTGGGCGCTGTGGCTACGGGCTGCTGGGCGCCCGGACACGGAACCTGACACCTGATGCCCCTCTGCACGTTCTGCTCTGCGCGTGCGCTCACTAGCCTCTGGGGACGCTGGTTGTACGCGAGGCGGAGCGGGCGGGAAGGGGGTCACCCCGGGAGCAGGAGAAGGAGGCCTGGACCTCTCGTCTACTCAGCCTGGGTTACCCAGACCGTGTCCCCTACCCCTTGGCATAAATTATGAAGCCAGGACGGACGTGAGTTTTAGTCTTGGCTCCCTGCCACCTTGGGGAAGTTAGTTCTCTGTAATTCTTCATCATATGACAACGTTTCCACCTCCTCGGCTGTCTTCAGGTATGAGGCTCCGTGTGATATCCCTTGGTCAGAGAACTGAGCGTCAGTCCTGCTGTCTTGTGTGCAGAGGTTTTTCCAGACCCAGGGTGAgccaaaatgaacataaaatgTAGTTAATCATAGTGGCTTAGAGGAACAAGAGCCATTTGTGAGCAAGTGACAATTGCTTGGAGTCTCCGTATGTTAACCGAACTGAAACAGCACAGCTCAGATGGGACTGGACCCCGTgggctgggactcgaacccactgtcttttaatggAGAtcgcacacctggtctcaggacttaaggAAGCTCAGGTTTTTTCTGTCTGGTTGccgaaagaattcagtgagactcAAAGTGATAggaaagaagtggatttatttagagagatacactcCATAAGCAGAATGCAATCCATCTCAAAAGGGGAGAGTGGCCcggaaatatggggtggttagtttttatcaGCTGGGTAATTTCTTAGGCAAGTGGGAGGAGCATCCTAACTATTtaggggaaggggcggggatttccaggaattgggtccctgcccactttttggcctcctgtggtcagcctcagaactgtcCTGGCACCTGTGGGCGTGTTGTTTGCATATGCTTGTGTATAATGAGGTTCAAGTTCTCTTGCAAGTTGAATCTTCCTCCATCTTGGGCCTAATCTGTTCTAGCCAGTTTTTGTCATACCTGCaacggctatgtcattcttttatttttttatttatttgttttggccaCGACACACAGCTtgaggggtcttagttccctgaccagggattgaacctgggcccagggcagtgaaagcccaagtcctaacaactggaccaccagggagttcccagggaaaggtttttaaagacagggtgagggagcagggttgtggggtgtgtgatcagctccaGACATTCTTCTCATTGGTTGGTGGGAGTCAGCATCGTCAgctttctggttccaaccagtctggggtctacgtgcctCCATCTGGTGAGGGTTTCCGTATGTGCAAAACAGCTCGAAGAACACGGCTCAGTATACTATCTGTAGCccctgaggaggaactaaagggcCTTgactttaatggctaaactattattattttgtcttgtttgagtgttttcctttctgcattttctcacttctctgattaaatttactctttggTACTCGGGGAAGGCccaggaggctaaagtttttctacagacagaaggtaggcagaggacatggggaggaggtgTGTTCTGGGAGGGCCCCAAAGGGTCCTGCTTGGTTGCAAGTGtgctcgtctgtaaaatggggatgatagcaGTGAAATTCTCCACATAAGACATAGAGTATGTGAGCGTTTTAGCATGGAGcctggaagagaggaagggaacagCGTCAGCGTCTCTTCTCTTTGGCTTCAAATGTAGACTAAATTCTCAGGTTTTCCCTTCCTGGGAGAGTGAAATCTTAACCTGTCCTATGCCCTCCCCCTGAGTCTTATCCCAAAATCCAGGTAATATGCTTCCTCCAGGGAAGGGTTTCAAACGTCTGACACTCATGCCTCCAAACTTCTAGTTGCCTTTTGGCCTGTGGCTCAAGAGTGTAACTAACTTCCTCTCTAGGAATCAAAGGTAAGGGAGACCCAAGTGACCCTAGCGTTTGGAGTGAAGCAGATCTGGGTTTGAACCTGAGAGCTCGGACAGAGTACTTCTCTCTGTGTTCCAGTTTCTTTGTAACAGATGTTTCAGGATTTCCTTGTGAGTAGAAACTGAGATGACATATGCAAAGCACCTGGTATGGAGcactttgtattttctttctagCCTTATCAGAGTTTGtcatgttgacctaaaacaaataggctGCCGGTTGTCTCTCCAGCAAAAGTGGGTTTATTCGAGATCAGTAAAGAAATAACAGTTAACAGGTCTGCAACCATAGCAATCCAGGTGCAGGTCCCAGCATAGCAAGGAGAGGAGAGCTCTTttaaagaggggaaaaggaaattgGGAGGActgtagtaaacaaagagtccattggAGGGATTGGGAGTTTGAAGTTTAGCGGCTTTTTATTGGCGAAGTCCTGACAGTCTCGTCGGCTGAGTTCTTGCTAGGGAAGAAGAGTCTCTTCCTGTTGGGTTCAGTTATGTGTTAGGGTGTGAGTGCGCCCCCTTCTGACCTCCCGACTCTGTTTTAATTTTGGTTCTGTTTATTACTTGTTACAATTATTACTGTATATATGCGTTGGCTTATTTTCTGCCTACTTCAAAGCCCTGTGAAGCCCATGAGAGAAGGGGCTTTGTATCTGTAGCATGGTCACTGCTGGCTACCCCACAGCATGGGGCCTGGCAGAGTAGTAGTGGAATGAATGAAACAGCGTGCTCATAGGATTGCATGAGGATAATGATGAAATAACATTGtttttaaggcaggacaagaaaatatttaaacataaaattctcaaaagaaaaaaaggaaaacaaaattctctCTCTGCCCATTTGAGCCACTACCCCCTCCCTTTTATTGTGCATTGGGCCTCTGCATTATACATCAACTAGATCCCCTAAGAAGACACAGAAATGCCTACttgacaaagattaaaaaaaagcgaTTTCCTCCTGGCACCAGCAGAGTAACTCCTAGGAGATAACATTCGTTTCTCAATCCTGTAAGCAATCACGATGACCCGCTACTCTCCTTGTTGGactgtgtaaactgtcaatatgtTACTTTGATGCATAAGCCtttgtctcaaaaaacttatataactgtgccttgaccTCTAACAAGCAGAACAATCCTCAGAACTTCctgaaagactgtctcctgggttataaGCCTCAGGTTGGCTTGAGTAAAATTTTCCATGTCTTAGATTGAccactgattaattttttgttgaCAGTAACATGAGATCCAGTTATTCACTGTTGACGAAAAACTGATCAGTTGATCTAAGAGAGaattggaaatttttattttattcttaaaaaatatttatttatttatttaggttgtgccaggtcttagttgcagcaggcgggctccttagttgtggcatgtgaactcttagttgcggcatgcaggagggatctagttccctgaccaggtatcaaacccgggccccctgcgttgggagcgtggagtcttacccactgtgccaccagggaagtccctggaaaattttattcgagccaaatttgaggataaTAACCTGGGAGGAGCATCTCAGAAagttctgagaactgttccaccctTTAGAAGTCAAGACACagtttatataagttttttgagacagagggctgtatattaaatgatgtattattgacagtttacatgaTTCCAGATTTGAGCACCATCACAGTGGGTCATGTGACCCTTTataagatcaagaaggaatgtaattttttaaggagttgtctatttatgctaggagaatgttgctgTTTATGGTTGAGTAGGTATTTCTGCTGAGCGGGGAGGTTTGGtcaatgcataatgcagatacacaatgcacagtgcggtggggagagggaagaccaaagggcagagaagaatttttatgttcacatttttcttgggcttccctggtggtgcagtggttagaatccgccttccaatgcaggggacctgggttctattcctggtccaggaagatcccacatgtcgcggagcaactaagcccatgagccacaactactgagcccacaggccacaactactgaagcccgcatgctctagggcccacatgccacaactactgagcccacatgctgcagctactgaagcccgcatgcctagagcctgtgctctgtgacgagaagccaccgcaatgagaagcccgcgcaccacaatgaagagtagcccccactcaccgcaactagagaaagcccgtgcacagcagcaaagacccaacacagccaaaaaaaaatttttttttcttgtcataaatatgaattttatttcacacacTAATATGATACTTATTAAGTGCCAtatatgtgccaggaactgttctaccagctggggagacagcagtgaataaaacagacaaaaatttatactgataaaaagttaaagaagacAATTCAGGTGATACAAATTTTAACACTTCGTGAAGCAGACAGTCTCCAGAGAACCACAAAATGGGGTGGAAGGCAGGAGGCTTTTTATAGGatgaagaataaagaacaaggaagagagaaacagaaaatatctgATAGGCTCGGGCCACATATTCAACCTTGTTTGAggtgagaaggaagaaggaaataagCCCAGAGTTGGCTTGGCATTTGGGGATTGGCTAACTGGACATACTGTGCTTCTGGTCAAGTGCAGCATTACAGGGATATGAAAGTTACCTAAGTTTCGGTTTGCAGGCCTGGCACCCAGGGCTGGATTGGCTCTATCTTGAGCCTGTAAAGTTTTATTTCAACAGTACCAGAGTGGAACTTAACATTCTAGTGGGAGAAACAGTCATCACAGTAAATAAGAAAAGcatatactgggcttccctggtggcgcagtggttgagagtctgcctgccaatgcaggggacacgggttcgagccctggtctgggaagatcccacatgccgtggagcggctgggcccgtgagccacaattactgagcctgcgcatctggagcctgtgctccgcaacaagagaggccgcgacagtgagaggcccgcgcaccgcgatgaagagtggcccccgcttgccacaactagagaaagccctcgcacggaaatgaagacccaacacagccataaataaataaataaaataaaataaaaaacatcatTTCTCAGTTTGAAATCAAAATAACTGATTAACttgtctctctctcactctctgcatAACTCAATCCACCACACTGCTgccaaagttataaaaaaaaataaaaagaaaagcatatatGAAATGAGTGATGAATGCTAAAGAGGATGATCAAACTGGGAAGGGAGTGGGAAGTGTTGAGAGGGTGACAACTTTCTCGGTAGAATGTCCAGGGAAGGTGTGATGATATGattataataaacatatatttggtcttcatccactGTTCAGCACAGAGCGCCtgaaatccttggaatttcctacgAAATGAGAGCaacaaaggtgtcttttgttatgttaatgaggtgactttggggccacacctaaggatgggggctggttgctagGAGAAACAACCCTGTGATTAGATGGTTGGAGCTTTCAGTCTCATCCTCCTGActtctggggagagggaaggggccaGAGGTTTAATCAGTTATatatggccagtgatttaattactcatgcctatgtaatgaagccttcaTAAAAACCCAGAAGGAAGGGGTTTGGAGAAC of Eschrichtius robustus isolate mEscRob2 chromosome 15, mEscRob2.pri, whole genome shotgun sequence contains these proteins:
- the CHCHD5 gene encoding coiled-coil-helix-coiled-coil-helix domain-containing protein 5, producing MQAALEITARYCGRELEQYGQCVAAKPESWQQDCHHLKMSIAQCTSAHPVIRQIRQACAEPFEAFEECLRQNEAAVGNCAEHVRRFLQCAEQVQLTHTPSTAEAQPLPAS